A genome region from Trachemys scripta elegans isolate TJP31775 chromosome 2, CAS_Tse_1.0, whole genome shotgun sequence includes the following:
- the TRDMT1 gene encoding tRNA (cytosine(38)-C(5))-methyltransferase isoform X1, with protein sequence MGSVRVLELYSGIGGMHQALTESCISAEVAAAVDVNTVANEVYKHNFPSTPLWAKTIEGITLAELNRLSFDMILMSPPCQPFTRIGLQGDVSDPRTNSFLYILDILPRLQRLPKYILLENVKGFETSSARDKLVETLKKCGFKYQEFLLSPTCLGIPNSRLRYFLIAKLQSELFSFQAPGQILENFPDQEPKASVKHRVAAGLEKESSFMPPKEEYIDPNSGSDCGTGQCSQKEAFVFKLETAKEMEKKWNQDSDLSIQMLKDFLEEDGEETSQYFLPPKALLRYAFLLDIVTPSCRRSTCFTKGYGHYVEGTGSVLQTAEDVQLESVFKSIEMLSEEEKLMKLSTLKLRYFTPREIANLHGFSPEFGFPDKITMKQRYRLLGNSLNVHVVAKLISLLTR encoded by the exons AAAGCTGTATATCAGCAgaagttgctgctgctgttgatgtGAACACTGTTGCTAACGAAGTGTACAAACACAACTTTCCCAGCACGCCATTGTGGGCAAAGACAATTGAG GGCATAACACTGGCGGAGTTAAACAGATTATCTTTTGATATGATTTTGATGAGTCCTCCATGTCAGCCATTTACAAG AATTGGCCTGCAAGGTGATGTATCTGATCCAAGGACAAACAGTTTTCTTTACATCCTGGATATTCTCCCAAG GCTCCAGAGGCTACCAAAATATATACTTTTAGAAAATGTGAAAGGATTTGAAACGTCTTCTGCCAG aGACAAACTTGTAGAAACACTAAAGAAGTGTGGATTTAAATACCAAGAATTTCTCTTGTCTCCAACATGT CTTGGCATTCCCAATTCCAGGCTGCGATATTTTCTGATTGcaaagcttcagtcagagttatTTTCCTTTCAAGCTCCTGGTCAG ATATTGGAAAATTTCCCAGACCAGGAGCCAAAAGCTTCAGTGAAGCACAGAGTTGCTGCAGGCTTGGAAAAAGAGAGCTCCTTCATGCCACCCAAAGAGGAATACATTGATCCAAATTCTGGTTCTGATTGTGGCACTGGACAGTGTTCGCAGAAGGAAGCGTTCGTTTTTAAACTAGAAACagcaaaagaaatggaaaaaaagtgGAACCAGGACAGTGATCTCTCTATTCAAATGCTAAAAGACTTCCTTGAAGAGGATGGAGAAGAAACGAGTCAGTACTTCTTGCCACCAAAGGCCTTACTGCGCTATGCTTTTCTGTTAGACATTGTGACACCCAGCTGCAGGAGATCCACATGCTTCACAAAAGG gtATGGTCACTATGTAGAAGGAACAGGCTCAGTGCTGCAGACAGCAGAGGATGTGCAG CTAGAATCAGTGTTTAAATCCATTGAGATGCTATCAGAAGAAGAGAAGCTTATGAAATTGTCAACACTAAAACTGCGATATTTTACTCCTAGAGAAATAGCAAATCTCCATGGATTCTCTCCAGAATTTG ggtTTCCTGACAAGATAACAATGAAGCAACGCTACCGCCTCCTGGGAAACAGTCTCAATGTACATGTAGTGGCTAAACTGATCTCACTTCTGACCCGATGA
- the TRDMT1 gene encoding tRNA (cytosine(38)-C(5))-methyltransferase isoform X2, with protein sequence MGSVRVLELYSGIGGMHQALTESCISAEVAAAVDVNTVANEVYKHNFPSTPLWAKTIEGITLAELNRLSFDMILMSPPCQPFTRIGLQGDVSDPRTNSFLYILDILPRLQRLPKYILLENVKGFETSSARDKLVETLKKCGFKYQEFLLSPTCILENFPDQEPKASVKHRVAAGLEKESSFMPPKEEYIDPNSGSDCGTGQCSQKEAFVFKLETAKEMEKKWNQDSDLSIQMLKDFLEEDGEETSQYFLPPKALLRYAFLLDIVTPSCRRSTCFTKGYGHYVEGTGSVLQTAEDVQLESVFKSIEMLSEEEKLMKLSTLKLRYFTPREIANLHGFSPEFGFPDKITMKQRYRLLGNSLNVHVVAKLISLLTR encoded by the exons AAAGCTGTATATCAGCAgaagttgctgctgctgttgatgtGAACACTGTTGCTAACGAAGTGTACAAACACAACTTTCCCAGCACGCCATTGTGGGCAAAGACAATTGAG GGCATAACACTGGCGGAGTTAAACAGATTATCTTTTGATATGATTTTGATGAGTCCTCCATGTCAGCCATTTACAAG AATTGGCCTGCAAGGTGATGTATCTGATCCAAGGACAAACAGTTTTCTTTACATCCTGGATATTCTCCCAAG GCTCCAGAGGCTACCAAAATATATACTTTTAGAAAATGTGAAAGGATTTGAAACGTCTTCTGCCAG aGACAAACTTGTAGAAACACTAAAGAAGTGTGGATTTAAATACCAAGAATTTCTCTTGTCTCCAACATGT ATATTGGAAAATTTCCCAGACCAGGAGCCAAAAGCTTCAGTGAAGCACAGAGTTGCTGCAGGCTTGGAAAAAGAGAGCTCCTTCATGCCACCCAAAGAGGAATACATTGATCCAAATTCTGGTTCTGATTGTGGCACTGGACAGTGTTCGCAGAAGGAAGCGTTCGTTTTTAAACTAGAAACagcaaaagaaatggaaaaaaagtgGAACCAGGACAGTGATCTCTCTATTCAAATGCTAAAAGACTTCCTTGAAGAGGATGGAGAAGAAACGAGTCAGTACTTCTTGCCACCAAAGGCCTTACTGCGCTATGCTTTTCTGTTAGACATTGTGACACCCAGCTGCAGGAGATCCACATGCTTCACAAAAGG gtATGGTCACTATGTAGAAGGAACAGGCTCAGTGCTGCAGACAGCAGAGGATGTGCAG CTAGAATCAGTGTTTAAATCCATTGAGATGCTATCAGAAGAAGAGAAGCTTATGAAATTGTCAACACTAAAACTGCGATATTTTACTCCTAGAGAAATAGCAAATCTCCATGGATTCTCTCCAGAATTTG ggtTTCCTGACAAGATAACAATGAAGCAACGCTACCGCCTCCTGGGAAACAGTCTCAATGTACATGTAGTGGCTAAACTGATCTCACTTCTGACCCGATGA
- the TRDMT1 gene encoding tRNA (cytosine(38)-C(5))-methyltransferase isoform X4 → MILMSPPCQPFTRIGLQGDVSDPRTNSFLYILDILPRLQRLPKYILLENVKGFETSSARDKLVETLKKCGFKYQEFLLSPTCLGIPNSRLRYFLIAKLQSELFSFQAPGQILENFPDQEPKASVKHRVAAGLEKESSFMPPKEEYIDPNSGSDCGTGQCSQKEAFVFKLETAKEMEKKWNQDSDLSIQMLKDFLEEDGEETSQYFLPPKALLRYAFLLDIVTPSCRRSTCFTKGYGHYVEGTGSVLQTAEDVQLESVFKSIEMLSEEEKLMKLSTLKLRYFTPREIANLHGFSPEFGFPDKITMKQRYRLLGNSLNVHVVAKLISLLTR, encoded by the exons ATGATTTTGATGAGTCCTCCATGTCAGCCATTTACAAG AATTGGCCTGCAAGGTGATGTATCTGATCCAAGGACAAACAGTTTTCTTTACATCCTGGATATTCTCCCAAG GCTCCAGAGGCTACCAAAATATATACTTTTAGAAAATGTGAAAGGATTTGAAACGTCTTCTGCCAG aGACAAACTTGTAGAAACACTAAAGAAGTGTGGATTTAAATACCAAGAATTTCTCTTGTCTCCAACATGT CTTGGCATTCCCAATTCCAGGCTGCGATATTTTCTGATTGcaaagcttcagtcagagttatTTTCCTTTCAAGCTCCTGGTCAG ATATTGGAAAATTTCCCAGACCAGGAGCCAAAAGCTTCAGTGAAGCACAGAGTTGCTGCAGGCTTGGAAAAAGAGAGCTCCTTCATGCCACCCAAAGAGGAATACATTGATCCAAATTCTGGTTCTGATTGTGGCACTGGACAGTGTTCGCAGAAGGAAGCGTTCGTTTTTAAACTAGAAACagcaaaagaaatggaaaaaaagtgGAACCAGGACAGTGATCTCTCTATTCAAATGCTAAAAGACTTCCTTGAAGAGGATGGAGAAGAAACGAGTCAGTACTTCTTGCCACCAAAGGCCTTACTGCGCTATGCTTTTCTGTTAGACATTGTGACACCCAGCTGCAGGAGATCCACATGCTTCACAAAAGG gtATGGTCACTATGTAGAAGGAACAGGCTCAGTGCTGCAGACAGCAGAGGATGTGCAG CTAGAATCAGTGTTTAAATCCATTGAGATGCTATCAGAAGAAGAGAAGCTTATGAAATTGTCAACACTAAAACTGCGATATTTTACTCCTAGAGAAATAGCAAATCTCCATGGATTCTCTCCAGAATTTG ggtTTCCTGACAAGATAACAATGAAGCAACGCTACCGCCTCCTGGGAAACAGTCTCAATGTACATGTAGTGGCTAAACTGATCTCACTTCTGACCCGATGA
- the TRDMT1 gene encoding tRNA (cytosine(38)-C(5))-methyltransferase isoform X3, with the protein MGSVRVLELYSGIGGMHQALTESCISAEVAAAVDVNTVANEVYKHNFPSTPLWAKTIEGITLAELNRLSFDMILMSPPCQPFTRIGLQGDVSDPRTNSFLYILDILPRLQRLPKYILLENVKGFETSSARDKLVETLKKCGFKYQEFLLSPTCLGIPNSRLRYFLIAKLQSELFSFQAPGQILENFPDQEPKASVKHRVAAGLEKESSFMPPKEEYIDPNSGSDCGTGQCSQKEAFVFKLETAKEMEKKWNQDSDLSIQMLKDFLEEDGEETSQYFLPPKALLRYAFLLDIVTPSCRRSTCFTKGYGHYVEGTGSVLQTAEDVQLESVFKSIEMLSEEEKLMKLSTLKLRYFTPREIANLHGFSPEFE; encoded by the exons AAAGCTGTATATCAGCAgaagttgctgctgctgttgatgtGAACACTGTTGCTAACGAAGTGTACAAACACAACTTTCCCAGCACGCCATTGTGGGCAAAGACAATTGAG GGCATAACACTGGCGGAGTTAAACAGATTATCTTTTGATATGATTTTGATGAGTCCTCCATGTCAGCCATTTACAAG AATTGGCCTGCAAGGTGATGTATCTGATCCAAGGACAAACAGTTTTCTTTACATCCTGGATATTCTCCCAAG GCTCCAGAGGCTACCAAAATATATACTTTTAGAAAATGTGAAAGGATTTGAAACGTCTTCTGCCAG aGACAAACTTGTAGAAACACTAAAGAAGTGTGGATTTAAATACCAAGAATTTCTCTTGTCTCCAACATGT CTTGGCATTCCCAATTCCAGGCTGCGATATTTTCTGATTGcaaagcttcagtcagagttatTTTCCTTTCAAGCTCCTGGTCAG ATATTGGAAAATTTCCCAGACCAGGAGCCAAAAGCTTCAGTGAAGCACAGAGTTGCTGCAGGCTTGGAAAAAGAGAGCTCCTTCATGCCACCCAAAGAGGAATACATTGATCCAAATTCTGGTTCTGATTGTGGCACTGGACAGTGTTCGCAGAAGGAAGCGTTCGTTTTTAAACTAGAAACagcaaaagaaatggaaaaaaagtgGAACCAGGACAGTGATCTCTCTATTCAAATGCTAAAAGACTTCCTTGAAGAGGATGGAGAAGAAACGAGTCAGTACTTCTTGCCACCAAAGGCCTTACTGCGCTATGCTTTTCTGTTAGACATTGTGACACCCAGCTGCAGGAGATCCACATGCTTCACAAAAGG gtATGGTCACTATGTAGAAGGAACAGGCTCAGTGCTGCAGACAGCAGAGGATGTGCAG CTAGAATCAGTGTTTAAATCCATTGAGATGCTATCAGAAGAAGAGAAGCTTATGAAATTGTCAACACTAAAACTGCGATATTTTACTCCTAGAGAAATAGCAAATCTCCATGGATTCTCTCCAGAATTTG AATGA